One part of the Phycisphaeraceae bacterium genome encodes these proteins:
- the fliS gene encoding flagellar export chaperone FliS gives MSSETANVNPYLRTKILTASPEELRLMLLDGAVRFARQGRDALGTKNYEAVYNGFQRCRDILVELITSTRPEVDPDLCAKVSSLYTYMYTELTSASLEKDQTKADHVIQLLEYERETWRMLMDKLAGERGQANVPDRSRPAPPPPAAAEHRPLSVQG, from the coding sequence ATGAGCAGTGAAACCGCAAACGTCAATCCGTACCTCCGCACCAAGATCCTCACCGCCAGTCCCGAGGAGCTGCGGCTGATGCTCCTGGATGGCGCCGTGCGATTCGCGCGACAGGGGCGTGATGCGCTCGGCACCAAGAACTACGAGGCTGTGTACAACGGCTTCCAGCGCTGCCGCGACATCCTCGTCGAGCTCATCACCTCAACGCGCCCCGAGGTCGATCCCGATCTCTGCGCCAAGGTGTCATCGTTGTACACCTACATGTACACCGAGCTCACGTCGGCCAGTCTGGAAAAAGACCAGACAAAGGCCGACCATGTGATCCAGTTGCTCGAGTACGAACGCGAGACATGGCGCATGCTGATGGACAAGCTCGCCGGTGAACGAGGGCAAGCCAACGTCCCCGATCGATCCCGTCCGGCGCCGCCCCCCCCCGCCGCGGCCGAGCACCGGCCGCTGAGCGTGCAGGGCTGA